The Changchengzhania lutea genomic sequence ATTAGGTTGGCGGCAAAGGTTGTAAATCATGAAGTTAATAAGGCAGGCCTTGTAGACATTATTGGTGTTGCAGGGGATGTGAATATTCAAGGTGAGGATCAACAAAAATTAGATGTTTATGCGAATGAAAAATTTATTCAAACGTTAACAAATAGAAATATTGTTTGCGGAATTGCTAGTGAAGAAGAAGATGATTTTATTGCGATTAACAGTCAAGATGAAAATCACCAAAATAAATATATTGTTTTAATAGATCCTTTGGACGGTTCCTCAAATATTGATGTGAATGTGTCTGTGGGGACTATTTTTTCTATATACCGAAGAGTTTCACCTGTTGGTACTCCTGTGTCCTTAAAGGACTTTTTACAAAAAGGAAGTCAGCAAGTTGCTGCGGGCTATGTGGTTTATGGGACGTCTACCATGTTGGTTTATACAACGGGAGATGGTGTAAATGGTTTTACATTGAACCCTGCTATCGGATCCTTTTATTTATCGCATCCCAATATGGAGTTTCCAGAGGATGGAAATATATATTCGGTTAATGAAGGCAATTATATTCATTTTCCACAAGGCGTTAAAAACTACATTAAATACTGCCAGCAGGAAGAAGGTGATCGCCCATATACCTCTAGGTACATCGGATCATTAGTGTCAGATTTTCATAGAAACATGATTAAAGGGGGAATCTATTTATATCCTAAAAGTTCATTAAATTCGAATGGTAAACTACGATTGTTGTATGAATGTAATCCCATGGCATTCATTGCTGAACAGGCTAACGGAAAGGCCAGTGATGGATTTACCAGAATTATGGATATTCAGCCCACAGAGCTTCACGAACGTGTACCATTTATCTGCGGAAGCAAAAACATGGTAGTGAAATGTGAGGAATTTATGTACCAAAATTCACTGGCTCAAAAATAACAGGGATTTAAACAATAATTTTTAGAGGCTGAAAGCTTTAGGCTCGTGGTAAATCGTTATCATCTTTAAGAGGTAAATCAGAAGAT encodes the following:
- the fbp gene encoding class 1 fructose-bisphosphatase codes for the protein MTHKKQTLGEFIIENQASFKYSSGELSSLINSIRLAAKVVNHEVNKAGLVDIIGVAGDVNIQGEDQQKLDVYANEKFIQTLTNRNIVCGIASEEEDDFIAINSQDENHQNKYIVLIDPLDGSSNIDVNVSVGTIFSIYRRVSPVGTPVSLKDFLQKGSQQVAAGYVVYGTSTMLVYTTGDGVNGFTLNPAIGSFYLSHPNMEFPEDGNIYSVNEGNYIHFPQGVKNYIKYCQQEEGDRPYTSRYIGSLVSDFHRNMIKGGIYLYPKSSLNSNGKLRLLYECNPMAFIAEQANGKASDGFTRIMDIQPTELHERVPFICGSKNMVVKCEEFMYQNSLAQK